From the Cryptomeria japonica chromosome 2, Sugi_1.0, whole genome shotgun sequence genome, one window contains:
- the LOC131873616 gene encoding uncharacterized protein LOC131873616, with product MDSIGVSPLEEGKDNTQQGGKYLGSLSKLTINAMDTIGKHADTNSFIFLAMILIPYYAGLLSFIVFITKTLGSACFDEFPFDVVFPVAYSTVTVVLAITVFGGSNRTKILALRTSVGFHTLSFIALVCVIMQNWSVINVGLGTVALTGFLFIQIYNVGQVKIS from the exons ATGGATTCTATTGGAGTGTCTCCGTTGGAGGAG GGAAAGGATAACACACAGCAAGGAGGAAAATATTTAGGCAGCTTGAGCAAGCTTACTATCAATGCGATGGATACCATTGGAAAGCATGCAGACACAAACAGTTTCATATTTCTTGCGATGATTCTCATACCTTACTATGCTGGTTTGCTCTCTTTTATAGTGTTTATCACCAAAACCCTAGGCTCTGCCTGCTTCGATGAGTTTCCTTTCGATGTTGTATTTCCTGTCGCATACTCTACTGTGACAGTAGTACTTGCAATCACTGTGTTTGGAGGGTCCAACCGTACAAAAATCCTTGCCTTGAGGACATCAGTGGGATTCCACACTTTGAGTTTCATTGCACTAGTTTGCGTGATAATGCAGAATTGGTCTGTAATCAATGTTGGATTAGGAACTGTAGCACTGACAGGTTTCTTGTTTATACAAATTTATAATGTGGGTCAAGTGAAGATTTCTTGA